From Halotia branconii CENA392, the proteins below share one genomic window:
- the cas4 gene encoding CRISPR-associated protein Cas4, whose translation MNESDYIPIAALNQYAYCPHRCWRMFCAGEFIDNQYTIEGTSLHDRVHTLGEGNRDETWQIRAIWLKSEKYKLIGKSDLIESENGEFYPIEYKRGRKGEWDNDELQVCAQALCLEEMTGRPISTGYIYYAYSHQRQLVEISEQLRQTAINTIEAVQILLFTGAMPKAIKTKRCDGCSLYSHCLPQAVEKVGRYQEAK comes from the coding sequence ATGAATGAAAGTGATTACATTCCTATTGCAGCCTTAAATCAATATGCCTACTGTCCACATCGTTGCTGGCGAATGTTTTGTGCAGGAGAATTTATTGATAACCAGTACACTATTGAAGGTACAAGTTTACATGATCGTGTTCATACGCTTGGTGAAGGAAACCGTGACGAAACTTGGCAAATAAGGGCGATTTGGTTAAAGTCTGAGAAATACAAGCTCATAGGCAAATCAGATTTAATTGAATCAGAAAATGGTGAATTTTATCCAATAGAGTACAAGCGAGGACGTAAGGGCGAGTGGGATAATGATGAATTACAAGTCTGCGCTCAAGCATTATGTTTAGAAGAAATGACAGGTAGACCTATTAGTACTGGCTATATCTACTATGCATACTCTCACCAACGTCAACTAGTAGAGATTTCAGAACAATTGCGTCAAACCGCGATCAATACAATTGAAGCGGTACAAATTTTATTATTTACAGGTGCAATGCCTAAAGCTATCAAAACTAAACGGTGTGATGGGTGTAGTTTATATTCTCATTGTCTACCGCAAGCTGTAGAAAAAGTAGGACGTTATCAAGAAGCTAAGTAG
- the hepT gene encoding type VII toxin-antitoxin system HepT family RNase toxin yields MTKIDTVIVTTRLDFIARYLDNLKRFEQVNLDDYLVDFDTQLITERLLQLMAQAAIDINDHILSKLNPGKSETNFDSFISLGKYGVITPALARQIAPSSGLRNRLVHEYDEIDPQQVFNSISFALRLYPLYVR; encoded by the coding sequence ATGACGAAAATAGATACTGTAATTGTCACAACTAGGTTAGATTTTATCGCTCGTTATCTTGACAATCTCAAAAGATTTGAGCAAGTTAATTTAGATGATTATCTGGTTGACTTTGATACTCAACTAATTACTGAGAGGCTTTTACAATTAATGGCTCAAGCAGCGATAGATATCAATGATCACATATTATCAAAGCTAAATCCAGGGAAGTCAGAAACTAACTTTGATTCTTTTATCAGCCTTGGTAAATACGGTGTAATTACTCCTGCATTAGCCAGACAAATAGCACCATCATCAGGATTAAGAAATCGGCTTGTTCATGAATATGACGAAATAGATCCGCAGCAAGTTTTTAACTCTATCAGTTTTGCATTACGACTATATCCGCTTTATGTGCGCTAA
- the cas10d gene encoding type I-D CRISPR-associated protein Cas10d/Csc3 gives MAKKIKTSEKHQQLSLLETENAANSEVADDDWLSGDFGFDSDGSRTIETEGELLTLKLLREAIQAQKPDDKVMTDFAEYVLPNLLRIAIGITAKGGKFFDEIDQKREAEGKTKVRRDNAADQSLNTHLLNGLFPANLIERRLQQLDTTVRRVVKERERRLVISGFILHDFEKFPDVPNDCRKLPLAEHRQIIAEKVRQLGLDKFINPDDLEDYKQYIDDLLCMAYNAQSRWDTNWNFSEFGLNPVLRDRTLRSLSGLTLLADSLASIVKHPQDAEHSKLKEVLHFLSDGQLKLTYHSIAENRGVLTNVINNALMEAHTSFNTEDETYYEILLYLPTGVIYLAKKDAPIISREGLSDRVINTIKKLCASQLKLRKVGFSRGNIGMKYADYYNLFLDIKGLMQFTVDAVPSKVKTSKAADKGNNLAQFQRKGVLDKNIEIDFAEDIRIDHLAELGALITGKFWKEYLDRVKAVIKKNKELPQIPNINLTEIAVKFLGLSEYKSKITALQQLKDTGGIAYDWYYIAAQYLKHNPGQEEVREISQNLVNHWIEIIEPIINQYTLPDEWKDLRDWCDRVIMLPTETQQKLATDQAEIFFKELANYNAAKKASRGRQLICSISHSAYTVTEQMESAVLFTPQVYTNKQHLGGSNAKRNISSIAAIEMMLRQILMNQTQAVGKKFEDGKYRYLYFYPTYYFTPETNKFLQKAYSGIAQTRFDTSVRNHFISKDLQANLERNNYQSVDSFLIDENLQRDKDRTFKLSYPEDQPLTFYFMALPPGRDSTDTESWVMPSWLAFAFPMILDVKTVVSESPIPPFNDGAEFEESVFLDSAPHAFRALVRRDRFRLDYILEGWNENSIQYAAPLNVLTAAYAIHLDVNARQGKTGYDANWGRFTELAKDFETSPLYVFSYLNRWVRNQGTETARIEKIRLYAYYFYPCFDPYVKYDNKMEQLIVGEASSLNHPKKLTDLYRRFYRANKRYNPKTNAVLKPIDIAAETILKAESCMFQGDTLVAAVAAEVFKLMDRVHASTAEGRWIMSKREEERQAVLDFAKYFVEDVFEGCFKGDRARLAGRQLNLIRDTCEFLYRLEDDKENAARDEQSTESVDDKNQSVFS, from the coding sequence ATGGCTAAAAAAATTAAAACTTCAGAGAAGCATCAACAATTATCACTGTTAGAAACAGAAAATGCTGCAAATTCCGAAGTAGCAGATGATGATTGGTTATCAGGTGATTTTGGCTTTGATAGTGATGGTAGTCGCACTATCGAAACTGAAGGTGAATTACTCACACTCAAGCTACTACGCGAAGCAATACAGGCTCAAAAGCCTGATGATAAAGTGATGACAGATTTTGCCGAGTATGTTTTACCCAATCTGTTACGCATAGCAATTGGTATAACTGCAAAAGGTGGTAAATTTTTTGATGAAATTGACCAAAAACGAGAAGCGGAGGGTAAAACTAAAGTTAGACGAGATAATGCGGCAGATCAATCACTGAATACACATTTACTCAATGGATTATTCCCTGCAAACTTAATTGAGAGACGTTTACAGCAACTCGATACAACTGTGCGGCGAGTAGTTAAAGAACGCGAACGACGTTTAGTAATTTCTGGGTTTATTTTACATGACTTTGAAAAGTTTCCTGATGTGCCGAATGATTGCCGCAAGTTACCGTTAGCAGAACATCGTCAAATTATTGCGGAAAAAGTTCGTCAGTTAGGATTAGATAAGTTTATTAATCCTGATGATTTAGAAGATTATAAACAGTATATAGATGATTTGTTGTGCATGGCTTATAATGCACAAAGTCGCTGGGATACTAACTGGAATTTTTCGGAATTTGGTTTAAATCCAGTATTGCGCGATCGCACCTTGCGTAGCCTATCTGGTTTAACTTTGTTGGCTGATTCTCTTGCCTCAATTGTTAAACATCCCCAAGACGCAGAACACTCCAAACTAAAAGAAGTTCTCCACTTTTTAAGTGATGGACAATTAAAACTTACTTATCATAGCATTGCTGAAAATAGAGGTGTTTTAACTAATGTAATTAATAATGCTTTGATGGAAGCGCACACTAGCTTTAATACTGAGGATGAAACCTACTATGAAATACTGCTTTATTTACCTACAGGAGTAATTTACTTAGCTAAAAAAGATGCTCCAATAATTAGTCGAGAAGGATTAAGCGATCGCGTTATCAATACCATCAAAAAACTCTGTGCTAGCCAACTAAAACTCCGAAAAGTTGGCTTCAGTCGGGGAAATATTGGGATGAAATATGCTGATTATTACAATCTATTCCTCGATATCAAAGGTTTAATGCAGTTTACCGTCGATGCAGTACCAAGCAAAGTCAAAACTAGCAAAGCAGCAGATAAAGGTAATAATTTAGCTCAATTTCAGCGTAAAGGTGTTTTAGATAAGAATATCGAGATTGATTTTGCAGAAGATATTCGCATCGATCATTTGGCTGAGTTAGGAGCTTTAATCACCGGGAAGTTTTGGAAAGAGTATCTTGACAGAGTTAAAGCTGTAATTAAAAAAAATAAAGAACTGCCCCAAATTCCAAATATCAATCTGACAGAGATAGCTGTTAAGTTTTTGGGTTTATCTGAATATAAATCTAAAATTACCGCACTTCAGCAACTAAAAGATACGGGAGGCATTGCTTATGACTGGTATTATATTGCAGCACAATACCTGAAACATAATCCAGGACAAGAAGAAGTACGGGAAATTTCTCAAAATCTTGTTAATCATTGGATAGAAATTATTGAACCAATCATTAATCAATACACTCTGCCTGATGAATGGAAAGATTTAAGAGATTGGTGCGATCGCGTCATCATGCTTCCGACTGAAACACAACAAAAATTAGCTACCGATCAAGCCGAAATCTTTTTTAAAGAGTTAGCAAACTACAATGCTGCGAAGAAAGCCAGTCGCGGACGACAACTCATTTGCTCAATTTCCCACTCTGCATACACCGTGACAGAACAAATGGAGTCAGCTGTTCTATTTACTCCCCAGGTTTACACTAACAAACAGCATTTAGGAGGCTCAAATGCTAAACGCAATATCTCAAGCATTGCAGCGATTGAGATGATGTTGCGACAGATTTTGATGAATCAAACCCAAGCAGTAGGGAAAAAATTTGAAGATGGTAAATATCGCTATCTATATTTTTATCCGACTTATTATTTCACACCAGAAACTAACAAGTTTTTGCAAAAAGCTTACAGTGGTATCGCTCAAACTCGCTTTGATACCAGCGTTCGTAATCATTTTATCAGTAAGGATTTACAAGCTAATTTGGAGCGAAACAATTACCAAAGTGTAGATAGTTTCTTAATTGATGAAAATCTCCAGCGCGACAAAGACCGCACTTTTAAGCTTTCTTATCCTGAAGACCAGCCTTTAACATTTTATTTCATGGCGCTGCCACCAGGGCGGGACAGTACAGATACCGAATCTTGGGTAATGCCTAGTTGGTTAGCGTTTGCCTTCCCGATGATTTTAGATGTTAAAACTGTGGTTTCAGAGTCACCGATTCCACCCTTTAATGATGGGGCAGAATTTGAGGAAAGCGTTTTCCTTGATAGTGCGCCTCATGCTTTCCGGGCTTTAGTGAGACGCGATCGCTTCCGTCTTGACTACATTCTCGAAGGCTGGAATGAAAACAGCATCCAATATGCAGCCCCTTTAAATGTCCTTACTGCTGCTTATGCTATTCACCTTGATGTGAATGCTAGACAAGGTAAGACTGGTTACGATGCCAATTGGGGAAGATTTACAGAACTGGCAAAAGATTTTGAAACCAGTCCTTTGTACGTTTTTTCTTACCTCAATCGCTGGGTGCGTAACCAGGGAACGGAAACAGCGCGAATTGAAAAAATCCGGCTTTATGCCTATTATTTTTATCCTTGTTTTGACCCCTATGTGAAATATGACAACAAGATGGAGCAATTAATTGTGGGAGAAGCATCAAGTTTGAATCACCCTAAGAAACTAACAGATTTATATCGCAGATTTTACCGAGCTAATAAGCGTTATAATCCTAAAACTAATGCTGTGTTAAAACCGATTGATATTGCGGCTGAAACTATACTCAAAGCTGAATCATGTATGTTTCAGGGAGATACTTTAGTTGCGGCTGTTGCAGCAGAAGTTTTTAAACTTATGGATCGCGTTCATGCTTCTACTGCTGAAGGACGCTGGATCATGAGCAAACGTGAGGAAGAACGCCAAGCTGTTCTAGATTTTGCCAAGTATTTTGTAGAGGATGTTTTTGAGGGATGTTTTAAAGGCGATCGCGCTCGTTTAGCTGGTCGTCAACTCAACTTAATTCGAGATACCTGCGAGTTTCTTTACCGTTTAGAAGACGACAAAGAAAATGCAGCTAGAGATGAACAATCTACCGAATCTGTTGATGATAAAAATCAATCAGTATTTTCTTGA
- the cas7d gene encoding type I-D CRISPR-associated protein Cas7/Csc2, whose protein sequence is MAILKTVESKFFQAEIPYKPMGKYAHFLTIRITESYPLFQTDGELNKARVRAGVKDKTTISRLSMFKRKQSTPERLVGRELLRNYGLMTAQECEYNVNFAMDNPDCIIYGFAIGDSGSEKSKVVVDTAFSITAFDESHETFTLNAPFENGTMASKGENGSKAGEVTSRINQQDHIKPQVFFPSIVTLKDPTEASFLYVFNNILRTRHYGAQTTRTGRVRNELIGVVFADGEITSNLHWTQAIYDQMKASNTLNQPDPLDEDDVITAAKSAIETLMVDEFIVHTDLIGDAFTSLINEVKTLTGSEKGIKEILQKADAEAKTYANKHISKKKTAAKAGKE, encoded by the coding sequence ATGGCAATTTTAAAAACTGTAGAATCAAAATTCTTTCAAGCTGAAATTCCTTATAAACCAATGGGTAAATATGCTCACTTTTTGACTATTCGCATCACTGAATCTTATCCACTATTCCAGACAGATGGAGAACTAAATAAAGCACGAGTAAGAGCCGGAGTTAAAGACAAAACTACAATTAGTCGTTTGTCAATGTTCAAGCGTAAGCAGTCTACTCCAGAGCGTTTAGTTGGCCGGGAATTGTTGCGTAACTATGGATTAATGACTGCTCAAGAATGCGAATATAATGTGAATTTCGCAATGGATAATCCTGATTGCATTATTTATGGTTTTGCTATTGGTGATTCTGGTTCTGAAAAATCTAAAGTTGTAGTAGATACTGCATTTTCAATTACAGCATTTGATGAATCACATGAAACCTTCACTCTTAATGCTCCTTTTGAAAATGGCACAATGGCCTCTAAAGGTGAAAATGGTTCTAAAGCTGGTGAAGTCACTAGTCGCATTAATCAACAAGACCACATTAAACCGCAAGTTTTTTTCCCTAGTATTGTTACACTTAAAGACCCCACTGAAGCTAGTTTCCTTTATGTTTTTAATAATATCTTGCGAACTCGTCACTATGGAGCGCAAACCACCCGCACAGGTCGTGTTAGAAATGAGTTAATTGGTGTTGTATTTGCAGATGGAGAAATTACTAGTAATCTGCATTGGACTCAAGCAATATACGACCAGATGAAGGCTAGCAATACTTTAAATCAACCAGATCCTCTGGATGAAGATGATGTAATTACTGCTGCTAAAAGTGCTATTGAGACATTAATGGTTGATGAGTTTATTGTTCATACAGATTTAATTGGTGATGCTTTTACATCCCTAATTAATGAAGTTAAAACTCTCACAGGTAGTGAGAAAGGAATCAAAGAAATTTTGCAAAAAGCTGATGCAGAAGCTAAAACGTATGCCAACAAACATATTAGTAAGAAGAAAACTGCTGCTAAAGCGGGGAAAGAGTAA
- a CDS encoding PDDEXK nuclease domain-containing protein: MSNPISNDYRHLLMEIKQRIRSAQYEALKAVNREMINLYWDIGQMIYTRQQEAGWGKSVVEQLAKDLQAEFPGISGFSAANLWRMRLFYESYVNNEKLAPLVREIGWSHNLVIVEKCKDDLKREFYIRMTRKFGWTKNVLIHQIENQTYEKTLLNQTNFNQTVSAEIHNQLKLAVKDEYTFDFLELADEHSERQLEQAILARVEPFLQEMGGRFTFVGSQYRLEVGDEEFFIDLLLYHRQLKCLVAIELETGEFLPEYVGKMQFYLVALDDLSRFPDENFSIGIILCKSKDKTIVEYALRESNKLISIATYKLFSTLPQELKNQLPAPEQVAKLLEGVE, encoded by the coding sequence ATGAGTAACCCCATTTCAAACGATTACAGACATTTGCTCATGGAAATAAAACAGCGTATTCGTTCAGCCCAGTACGAAGCACTAAAAGCAGTTAATCGGGAGATGATTAACCTCTACTGGGATATCGGACAAATGATTTATACCCGACAGCAGGAAGCAGGCTGGGGTAAATCGGTAGTGGAACAGTTAGCAAAAGACTTACAAGCAGAGTTTCCAGGAATTAGCGGATTTTCTGCTGCTAATCTTTGGCGGATGAGGCTTTTTTATGAATCATACGTCAACAATGAAAAACTCGCACCATTGGTGCGAGAAATTGGATGGAGTCACAATCTGGTCATTGTAGAAAAGTGCAAAGATGACTTAAAACGAGAGTTTTATATCAGAATGACTCGTAAATTTGGTTGGACAAAAAATGTTTTAATTCATCAAATTGAAAATCAAACATACGAAAAAACTCTGTTGAATCAAACTAACTTTAACCAAACTGTTTCAGCAGAGATTCATAACCAATTAAAATTGGCTGTCAAAGATGAATATACTTTTGATTTCTTAGAACTAGCAGATGAACACAGCGAACGACAGCTAGAACAGGCGATTTTGGCAAGAGTTGAACCATTCTTGCAAGAGATGGGTGGGCGGTTTACTTTTGTTGGTAGTCAGTATCGCTTAGAAGTTGGCGATGAAGAATTTTTTATTGACCTGTTGCTGTATCATCGCCAATTAAAATGTCTAGTTGCGATTGAGTTAGAGACTGGAGAGTTCCTACCTGAATATGTGGGGAAAATGCAATTTTATCTAGTAGCTTTAGATGATTTATCTCGATTCCCAGACGAAAATTTTTCAATTGGAATTATTCTTTGCAAATCCAAAGATAAAACTATTGTTGAGTATGCACTTAGAGAATCGAATAAACTAATTAGTATAGCAACTTATAAACTATTTTCTACACTACCTCAAGAACTAAAAAATCAGCTTCCGGCTCCAGAGCAAGTTGCTAAACTACTAGAAGGAGTGGAATAA
- a CDS encoding DUF433 domain-containing protein, translating to MQRITVNPKIFGGKPIIRGRRLAVEHILGMLAAGDTIETLLEGYLWLEREDVQACLIYARRLVSHERVEPFRYE from the coding sequence TTGCAAAGAATCACAGTCAACCCCAAAATCTTTGGCGGTAAACCAATTATTCGAGGTCGCCGCCTAGCGGTTGAACATATTTTAGGGATGCTTGCAGCAGGAGATACTATCGAAACCTTGCTAGAAGGTTATCTCTGGTTAGAAAGGGAAGATGTGCAAGCCTGTTTAATCTATGCGCGTCGGCTAGTTAGTCATGAACGAGTTGAACCTTTTCGTTATGAGTAA
- the cas6 gene encoding CRISPR-associated endoribonuclease Cas6 has translation MPHSLILNLIPQSPIYPEFLTGRHLHALFLTLINSVDSNLADYLHSSNADKAFTLSPLQIQRQHKQHHQTLQFSHQKPITAGTPCWWRISLLDDTLFSKLTGLWLNLNPKHPWHLGSANLHITSIQGTPQSTQPWANACTYKQLYEQASDRDRTLNFIFATPISFRQGGYDNVLPIKESVFNSLLSRWNKYSGIEMSAISIESIYPSAFNINTEIISNYESKFIGCVGGISYRILGNVESIHIKQINALADFALYAGLGRKTTMGMGMVRRL, from the coding sequence ATGCCTCACAGTCTTATCCTTAACCTTATTCCCCAATCTCCCATCTATCCTGAATTTTTAACTGGCAGACATCTTCACGCCCTCTTTCTTACCCTCATCAATTCCGTTGATTCCAATTTGGCAGACTATCTGCACTCCTCTAATGCAGATAAAGCCTTTACTCTCTCACCATTGCAAATACAACGACAACACAAGCAACATCACCAGACTTTGCAATTTAGTCATCAAAAACCTATTACAGCTGGTACTCCCTGCTGGTGGCGTATTTCCCTACTTGATGACACTTTATTTAGCAAATTAACTGGGCTGTGGTTGAATCTTAACCCTAAACACCCTTGGCATTTGGGTTCTGCAAACTTACACATTACTAGTATTCAAGGTACACCCCAATCGACGCAACCTTGGGCTAATGCTTGCACTTATAAACAATTGTATGAGCAAGCAAGCGATCGCGATCGCACCCTCAATTTCATCTTTGCTACGCCTATATCTTTCCGTCAAGGTGGATATGATAATGTTCTTCCTATCAAAGAATCTGTGTTTAATAGCCTTTTGAGTCGTTGGAATAAATATAGTGGAATTGAAATGTCTGCCATTTCCATTGAATCAATTTATCCCAGCGCTTTCAATATAAATACTGAAATTATCAGCAACTATGAAAGTAAATTTATAGGTTGCGTTGGAGGAATTAGCTATCGAATTTTAGGCAATGTTGAATCAATACATATCAAACAAATTAATGCTTTAGCTGACTTTGCATTATATGCAGGATTGGGGCGTAAAACAACAATGGGAATGGGAATGGTACGCCGTCTGTAA
- the mntA gene encoding type VII toxin-antitoxin system MntA family adenylyltransferase antitoxin: MTTPTITKLREFAQQLPEKIPYLKMLVLFGSRATGDIHAKSDWDFAVLCDQEQREAYVKDNAFLLFELPMVLGKVFKINSDQIDIVELNQCSELISHFVARDGKVLYEDNPEEFEKFKQKMLLSNSELKKIEHLKRRNIEKFLQR; the protein is encoded by the coding sequence ATGACAACACCAACAATTACAAAACTCAGAGAATTTGCTCAACAACTTCCTGAAAAAATACCTTATTTAAAAATGTTAGTTTTATTTGGTTCTAGAGCTACTGGTGATATTCACGCTAAAAGTGACTGGGATTTTGCAGTTTTGTGTGATCAAGAACAACGTGAGGCTTATGTAAAAGATAACGCTTTTTTGTTGTTTGAGTTACCTATGGTGCTTGGGAAAGTATTCAAAATAAATTCTGATCAAATCGACATTGTAGAGCTTAATCAATGTTCTGAACTAATATCACATTTTGTGGCTCGTGATGGCAAGGTTTTGTATGAGGATAATCCAGAAGAATTTGAAAAATTTAAACAAAAAATGCTATTGAGCAATTCAGAGCTTAAAAAAATCGAACATCTTAAACGGCGAAATATTGAAAAGTTTCTCCAAAGATAG
- the cas5d gene encoding type I-D CRISPR-associated protein Cas5/Csc1 — MVFIYRCQLELHDSLYFATREIGRLYETEPIIHNYALCYALGLVDSEIYSTTVAEEYSYRYFCPEQVPKYEEHLTPLNQQGIYVTPAVAISHYAILNTWKYANNNYHVEMEKTQKNIPSFGRAKEIAPESKFEFFTISQKPLQLLKWIRLGKWMSKAELTIQEVTKIELKTGNFTFSYPLNPLDVMFTHQVVTYDVINMPPVSLIQNVSICQGHYYEFNNPNKTEKLRLPAKMQYRFKA, encoded by the coding sequence ATGGTATTTATTTATCGTTGTCAGTTAGAGTTACACGACAGTCTCTATTTTGCAACTCGTGAAATCGGCAGATTGTATGAAACAGAGCCAATAATTCACAATTACGCTCTCTGTTACGCGCTGGGATTAGTTGATAGCGAAATCTATTCTACTACTGTTGCTGAAGAATATTCCTATCGCTACTTTTGCCCCGAACAAGTGCCAAAATATGAGGAGCATTTAACACCGCTAAATCAACAAGGGATTTATGTGACTCCAGCAGTTGCAATTAGCCATTACGCTATTCTCAACACTTGGAAGTATGCTAACAACAACTACCATGTGGAAATGGAGAAAACGCAAAAAAATATTCCGAGTTTTGGTAGGGCAAAAGAAATTGCACCGGAAAGTAAATTTGAGTTTTTTACAATTTCTCAAAAGCCATTGCAGCTACTAAAATGGATTCGTCTAGGTAAATGGATGAGTAAAGCTGAACTCACAATTCAGGAAGTGACCAAAATTGAATTAAAAACAGGTAACTTCACTTTTTCTTACCCATTGAATCCTTTAGATGTGATGTTTACTCATCAAGTTGTTACCTATGATGTGATAAATATGCCTCCGGTGAGTCTGATTCAAAACGTTAGCATTTGTCAAGGACATTATTACGAATTTAATAATCCTAACAAAACTGAAAAATTGCGCTTACCTGCAAAAATGCAGTATCGATTCAAAGCTTAA